The following are encoded together in the Diachasmimorpha longicaudata isolate KC_UGA_2023 chromosome 3, iyDiaLong2, whole genome shotgun sequence genome:
- the LOC135160833 gene encoding uncharacterized protein DDB_G0289357-like isoform X2, whose product MWFHQEMNSKFYVDSDYESLSCNNSKMETEVRTLKQELTRTRDALKSATKRCRELVRELDSLTVCHESERNLRDQQLSKILRALLVLESRLRQEQKSIRQQLCEKDNVIKNQQLEIAKLRRYTKNYIKSKREQGLCKSPSTPETMETPGDQEADITRFDNGLGNDIQRLKREIITKFSGADDEMRSCVRKTDSFAGSDVSKESLTSSENTDGSIVTTTTDGSPSLISTEGFCEGESSDVSPGSTLNKSTRQMRNNSDSDSEGRTVLENLGDDDSIGRRRLGVLRKEPLVIFDNQVTKMTRSDSKDDGMDCNFVSGDEEEGEPIYVNSFNDNNQRNFRENETRFLDDSHNNNNNSNNNNNNNSSGLSKIDSGDKLPEETSGNWYSDPDEDRIQDDIIRHNTYRPNSNHNSVLECVNQILLRDMEDEETILSVSRKFKHRGRIVSFQAARLSDIESVGSEMERRNSEEVTPEKDLEACSEDEYGMKIPHSNHLIPHGNHCASESSPEDELDDNSSTRAIPIVIIEPNLSTPPSKNPSISPDLSLKSRSSPSPILRLERIEEKTCLSMSSKGLTIAKNLDYEDIESLPEVISPPSKTPPALPPKPQFKNNTLILKKIPSPSFLIDETRKKNPQSSETPAYVKRMFGITGTPSKPPIPTARSLNFKDTPRKSNVDNGNLKAVGKVVNEEGEPARVTNIVKHFEEFKIGESDKTKETSKGKSVEIEEMDIRQNFEEFNLDECDLSDDPDRPEGDGSERLTNGVFSRQESVKDNNNGDSGNSNGIYDHFLEATGLSTKSILTPSRLLSNHKSMLKPKDVKYKSKIKATGGMEKSGSQTQVRHWTGPFV is encoded by the exons ATGGAGACTGAAGTCCGCACTCTGAAGCAGGAGCTCACCCGCACCCGCGACGCCTTAAAATCCGCAACAAAGCGTTGTCGTGAATTGGTACGGGAGTTAGATTCTCTAACGGTGTGTCACGAGTCTGAGCGTAACTTACGGGATCAACAGCTCTCTAAAATTCTCCGGGCCCTCCTTGTTCTCGAATCACGACTACGACAGGAGCAAAAATCAATCAGACAGCAGTTATGTGAGAAGGACAATGTCATCAAGAATCAGCAGTTGGAGATTGCCAAGTTGAGGCGATACACAAAGAATTACATAAAGAGTAAAAGGGAACAGGGATTGTGCAAGAGCCCCTCGACACCGGAGACTATGGAAACTCCTGGAGATCAGGAGGCCGATATTACCCGATTTGACAATGGTCTTGGGAATGATATTCAGAGGTTGAAGAGAGAAATTATTACGAAATTCAGTGGTGCTGATGATGAGATGAGAAGTTGTGTCAGGAAGACTGACAGTTTTGCGGGAAGTGATGTATCCAAGGAGAGTCTAACGAGCAGTGAAAATACTGACGGATCCATTGTGACAACAACTACGGATGGAAGTCCATCGTTAATAAGCACCGAGGGCTTTTGCGAGGGTGAGAGCAGTGATGTATCGCCTGGCTCAACTCTCAACAAATCCACAAGACAAATGCGAAATAACTCAGACAGTGATAGCGAGGGTAGAACAGTCTTGGAAAATCTGGGGGATGATGATTCCATTGGGAGGAGGAGGCTTGGAGTCCTGAGGAAGGAGCCTCTGGTCATTTTTGATAACCAAGTCACCAAGATGACGAGGAGTGACAGCAAGGATGATGGCATGGACTGTAATTTTGTATCTGGTGACGAGGAAGAGGGCGAACCTATCTATGTGAATTCTTTCAACGATAACAACCAGAGGAATTTCCGGGAAAATGAAACACGATTCCTTGATGACAGccataataacaataataacagcaataataataacaataataatagtagTGG ATTATCAAAAATAGACTCAGGAGACAAGCTCCCAGAGGAGACCAGCGGCAATTGGTACAGCGATCCTGACGAGGATCGAATCCAAGACGATATAATCCGCCACAACACCTACCGTCCCAACAGCAATCATAATTCTGTCCTGGAGTGCGTCAACCAGATCCTCCTCCGGGATATGGAGGACGAGGAGACAATTCTCTCAGTCTCACGGAAGTTCAAACACCGTGGAAGAATCGTGAGTTTTCAAGCGGCCCGTTTATCGGACATTGAATCCGTTGGTTCGGAAATGGAGCGGAGAAATTCCGAGGAGGTGACACCCGAGAAAGACCTCGAGGCTTGCTCCGAGGATGAATACGGTATGAAGATTCCCCACTCGAATCACCTGATTCCACATGGTAATCATTGTGCAAGTGAATCGAGTCCAGAGGATGAGCTGGACGATAACTCATCAACTCGAGCAATTCCGATTGTCATAATCGAACCGAATCTGTCGACACCTCCGTCAAAAAATCCCTCCATCTCCCCAGACCTCTCCTTGAAATCCCGATCCTCTCCCTCGCCTATCCTTCGACTGGAGAGGATCGAGGAGAAGACCTGTCTCTCGATGTCGTCGAAGGGCCTCACAATAGCCAAGAATCTGGACTACGAAGACATTGAATCGCTCCCAGAGGTCATCTCCCCTCCCTCCAAGACTCCTCCAGCCCTTCCACCGAAGCCTCAGTTCAAGAACAACACACTGATCCTGAAGAAGATCCCCAGTCCTTCGTTTCTGATCGACGAGACTCGTAAGAAAAATCCCCAGAGCAGTGAGACCCCAGCGTACGTCAAGAGAATGTTTGGAATTACTGGGACACCATCAAAGCCACCAATACCTACTGCGAGGAGTCTGAACTTTAAGGACACCCCTCGAAAGTCGAACGTTGACAATGGAAATCTGAAGGCAGTTGGAAAGGTAGTGAATGAGGAGGGTGAGCCTGCCAGGGTGACGAACATCGTGAAGCATTTCGAGGAGTTTAAAATCGGTGAGAGCGACAAGACCAAGGAGACCTCAAAGGGAAAATCTGTGGAGATTGAGGAAATGGACATCAGGCAAAATTTCGAGGAGTTTAATCTCGATGAATGCGACTTGTCAGACGATCCTGACAGGCCTGAGGGCGATGGCTCCGAGAGACTGACCAATGGAGTATTCAGTCGACAGGAGAGTGTCAAGGATAATAACAATGGTGACAGTGGTAATTCTAATGGAATTTACGATCACTTCCTGGAGGCGACGGGACTTAGCACTAAGTCCATTCTAACGCCCTCGAGGTTACTCAGTAATCACAAGAGTATGCTGAAGCCGAAGGATGTCAAGTACAAGAGCAAGATCAAGGCGACTGGGGGAATGGAGAAGAGTGGAAGTCAGACGCAGGTCAGGCACTGGACGGGACCTTTTGTATGA